The proteins below come from a single Xyrauchen texanus isolate HMW12.3.18 chromosome 3, RBS_HiC_50CHRs, whole genome shotgun sequence genomic window:
- the LOC127632308 gene encoding uncharacterized protein LOC127632308: MPMFCVVYSCSNRSNREKGKGFYRVPKIVTHKGEKCKKLTEQRRKKWIFNVLLRSGGAESVNALVCSDHFVGGCPSALGDVESVDWAPTVNLGYQKTKPKSQASLKREQRMKIKEDQQRRSECADAMLDLQQTDESPDLTQTAESSEPKQPADNNPQSEGISGNGTLNDKGYVDVGCQTELTMDDIEKMEDVLRQNTPCHLHILCLGRESQR; this comes from the exons atgccaatgttttgtgtagtttacagctgctccaatcgttctaatcgagaaaagggaaagggtttttatagagtaccgaagattgtcactcataaaggtgagaaatgtaaaaagctcacagaacaacgccGTAAAAAGTGGATTTTTAACGTACTtctgcggtcgggaggagcagagtctgttaatgcccttgtctgcagcgaccacttcgtcggag gttgccctagcgcTTTGGGTGACGTTGAGTCGGTAGATTGGGCTCCGACGGTCAACCTAGGTTACCAAAAAACTAAGCCCAAATCACAGGCGTCTCTTAAACGAGAGCAAAGGATGAAGATCAAGGAAGACCAACAAAGACGGTCGGAATGTGCAGATGCTATGTTGGATCTCCAACAGACAGATGAGAGCCCGGATCTGACGCAGACAGCCGAAAGCTCAGAACCGAAGCAGCCAGCTGACAACAACCCACAATCAGAGGGGATCAGTGGGAATGGGACATTAAATGATAAAG GCTATGTAGATGTCGGATGCCAGACTGAGCTAACAATGGATGACATTGAGAAGATGGAGGATGTTCTGAGACAAAACACCCCATGTCACTTACATATCTTGTGCCTGGGGAGGGAGAGTCAGCGATAA